The genomic window TACACGTACCTGAAGTTTGATGAGCTCCGTGCCCGGACGCCTGGTGCCGGACTCCAGGACATGGTGTGGACAGCCCAGGACTTCGGTGTGGTTGGTGCCCGGCAGACCGTCTTGGAGAATGCGGCAGCCGACGCCTGTCCTTTGGTGATTGCAGATACCGATGCCCTGGCCACCACGCTCTGGGAGCGGTTCTACCTGGGCGAAGGCAGCTTCGGTTCCTACCACGCTGCTGACGTTCTGCCCCGTCGGGACCTCTACCTGATCACCGATCACGAGGGCGTGGAGTTCGAAGACGATGGATGGCGTGAAGGCGAACACCGACGCGCAGAAATGACTGAGTGGTTTAAGGAAACCCTGACTGAGGAGGGACACTCATGGATCCTGGTCACCGGCGACCACGATCGGCGCATGAAGACCGCCGTCGAAATCATTGACCTGGTCCTTGCCCAGCGGAGCAGTCTTGCTTCCCCGCCGTGGGCTGCCAGGACCGTTCTGGAAGGTGCAGCAGCGTGACCTCCCAAGCCAAGTCCGCCAGGAACTTCCTGGAAAACTACAACCCCGGCGACTATCCCTCCATAGCCCTGACCGTGGACCTGGTGGTGTTTGCAGTCACGGACGGCGTGCTGAAGGTGGCCTTGGTCCGCAGGGGCGAACACCCTTTCAAGGACGCACTGGCCCTCCCGGGAGGCTTTGTTGGCCCGGAGGAGTCAGCCGGCCAGGCAGCCGGGCGTGAACTCGCTGAAGAGACCGGGCTGGACCTGGGAAGACTGGCGGTTCACGTCGAGCAGTTGGCCACCTACACTAACCCGGATCGGGATCCGCGGATGCGGGTTGTCTCGGTAGCCCACGTTGCCCTTCTGGCATCCGACGGGATTTCGCTGCCAAAGATCGCCGCCGGATCCGATGCTGCCTCCAGCGGCTGGTGCGGGGTCCATGACATTCTGCGCAGCAAAGAGTTGGCCTTCGATCACGCCACGATCCTGGCCGACGGGCTGGAGCGACTGGCCGGGAAAATGGAATACACCACCGTTGCCGCCCGCCTTCTGCCTGAAGAATTCACCATGACGCAGCTTCGCACCGTTTACGACGCCGTGTGGGAAACGACCCTGCCCGCCGGGAACTTCACCCGAAAAATGATGCCGCAACTCAATGACACCGGCCGGAAAAGCCGGGGAGCCGCCGGCGGTGCTCCCGCTGCGCTGTTCACCGCAACTGACCGCCATATCCATCCGCCACTCTCCAAGCCGCAAGCCCCGGGCTCCCCGGCAGCGGTTGCCTCCTGAAACCGCGGGCTTAGGCTGTATCTGTGAACCAGCCGTCATCTGCGAATCAACCACTGCCGTCCTCGAATAAACCACTGCCGTCCTCGAATAGACCACTGGATGAGGGCCCCTTCTTTCACGGAACAAAGGCCGATCTTCGCGAAGGCGATCTCCTGAGTGCGGGTTTCCGGTCCAACTATCGTCCTGAGGTGGTCATGAACCACATCTATTTCACGGCACTTCGGGACGGCGCCGGTCTGGCCGCGGAACTGGCCGCCGGCGACGGCGAGCCACGCGTTTACGCCGTGGAGCCGACAGGGGACTTCGAGAACGACCCCAACGTGACTGACAAGAAGTTCCCCGGCAATCCCACCCGCTCATACCGCAGCAGCGCCCCGCTCAGGGTCATTGGTGAAGTCACCGACTGGACACGGCTGACGCCAGGGGAACTGCAGGCGTGGAAGGAACGGTTGGCCGCACTCCAAGCGGATGAACGCGGCGAAATCATCAACTGAGCCGGGCTGCCTACTTGGCGTTTGCCTTGCCCCGCCTGACCCGGCGGACAACCAGCCACGCTATGAAGCCGGCAATCCCGGCGTAGACGGCGTAGTTGAGGAAGCGCGAGTACTGGTCCACCAAGTGGTATTGCTTGCCCAGCAACGCGCCCAATCCAATGAGCAGCCCGTTCCATACTCCGGTTCCGGCGATGGTGAAGATGCTGAAGGTCACCAGGTTCATGCGTTCGGCGCCGGCCGGGAGGGAGATGAGGCTGCGCACCCCGGGCAACAGCCTTCCGAAGAAGATGGCGGACTTGCCGTGGCGCTCGAACCAACCGGCTGCCCTCTCGAAATCTTCCCGGTCAACCAGTGGAAGCTTCGACAGCAAGTGGATGGACCGCTTCATCCCCACTTTGTAGCCCAGCCAATACAACAGCAGAGCCCCTGCGTAAGCGCCAAGGGTGCTGGTGAGGAACACCAACAGCAGGTTGATGCTGCCTTGCTGGGTGAGGAAGCCGGCCAAAGGGAGGATGACTTCGCTGGGAATCGGGGGAAACACCGTCTCAAGAAACGTCAGCAAGCCCACTCCCCATTCGCCGAGGGCCTCGATGACCTTGGCGGCAACGCCCACTATTCCGGTCAGCTGATCAGCGGAACCACCCGTTTCCAAAGAGCCGAACAAAGCGATGTCCTTCCATGAGCTGACAGTTCCACAAGGGAAGCCCAGTGATGGGGGACCACTGGGCTTCCACCCACAACGCTATTCCTCCACGCGGCTGCGGGCAATGCGCAGGGGGTACGACTTCGATCCTTCGTGGATCAAGCGCGCCGTTGTGCGGGTGAATGCACGGCTACGGACGCACGCTCAACCGGCGGGCAGGCGATCTTTACGGCTGATTCAAGTGGAGCCGCATCCAGGCCCAGGAGCATGCGTACGCCGGCTGCGCCCAGTTCGTAATGAGGCAGGGACACTGTGGAGAGCGGCGGACGCAGGTGGGCAGCAATGACTTCCTGGTTATCGAAACCCACCACGGCCATGTCCTCCGGAATGGACAGCCCGTTTTCCCGCAGGCCATCGTAAAGTCCCATAGCCATGCGGTCGTTATAGCAATACACCGCGCTCACCCCGAGGGTGAGCAGCCTTTCCGTGGCGCCGTAGCCGCCCTCCTGATCCGGGTAGGCTTCAAACACCAACGCCGGATCAAAGCCAATTCCGGCGGCACTGAGCGCGTCCTTGTACCCCTGGAGCCGGCCATCCCTGGCAGGTGAGGGGGTAGTGGCGTTGATGAACGCGATACGACGGTGGCCACCGCGGAGCAGGATCCCGGCGGCCGATTGGCCGCCCTGTGTCTCGTCCGGGACCACGGCGCGGGCCGTTCCGGATTCCGGGGAAAAACAGTTGACCAGGACGAAGTCAGATTCCCGAAGCGTTGCCGGAATCTCCGTAGGACGGTGGAACCACGTGGAGTACAGGATGCCGCGTACTTTGTATTCGAGCATCATTGCTATTGCGTCTTTTTCAAGCTCCTGGTTGCCTTCAGTGTTCGCGATCAGGAGGGCGTAGCCATGTTTCCAGGCTTCGTCCTGGGCGCCGTGGATGATTTGGCCGGCGAACGGCGTAGTAGCTACGCCGTCGGCGACCAGTCCAATGAACTTGGACGTGCCGCTCACCAGTGTTTTGGCCATGGCATTGGGACGGTAACCCAACTGGGTGATCGCCTCGGTGACGCGTTGGCGCGTTTCGTCGGCGATCCGGGCGTTCTTCTTCTTGTTGATCACCAAGGACACCGTGGCAGTGGATACTCCGGCCAGTTCAGCCACTTCCCGGAGGGTCACCGGATGGGCACGGCCTGTTCTGGCAGGCATTGCGGGGGTGGCCGCGCTGCCCGACTCTCTCTCCTGCGAAATCATCTGTCCTCCATCAGGAGTATAACCGTCGGCCATTGAGGTCATCCCTTGTTCGCTCCGCTCTCAAGGCCTTGGATCATGGCCTTGTTGAGGACCAGGAAGACCAGCAGCAGAGGCGTGATGGTCACGCAGACAGCAGCGAAGGTGGCCGTCCAGTCGACCTTGCCCATGGCGCCGATGTAGTTCTGCAGGCCCAGGGGGATGGTTTTGAGTTCTTCGGAGAGCACAAAGGTATTTGCGAAGATGAAGTCGTTCCAGATGAAGATGCTGTTGACCAGCACTACCGTGACCACGGTGTTGAGCGACAGCGGCAGGGTGATCAGCCCGAAGATCCGGTAAGGTCCGGCACCATCGAGGGATGCTGCCTCATAGGTTTCGCGGGGAATGTACTCGAAGAAGGACGAGAAGAGGTAGATGGACATCGGCAGGGCGAAGCCGGCCAGCGGAATAATCATCGACTGGTAGGTGTCCAACAGGTTCACCGCGGAATAGTCGATGAACAGCGGGACCAGCGCGATCTGGACGGGAACAATGATGCCGACCAGGAACAAGCCCCGGACGAACTTGCTGAGGCGGAAGCCAAGGACCTGGATGGCGTAGGCGGCCATCATGCCGAACAGGACAATCAACACGTTGGCACCCATGGTGACGATGAAACTGTTCAGGATATTCCGTCCGAGGTCACCGGTTTCGAAAGCCCGGGCGTAGTTCTCCCAGGTCAGTGAGCTGGGAAGCGCGAAAGGATCTCCGGTGGCAAAGTCGTGTTCAGTCCGGAGGCTGGTCAAGAACAGCCAGGCAAGCGGATAGACCTGGACGATCACGATGAGCATGATCAGGACCCTCGAGAGTGTCCGGTAAAGGCTTGGCTTCCGCCGCCGCTTCTGAGGGACGGCAGCAGGACGTGCACGGGTGGGCCGGGCCGGGGCTGTCTGGGTGATCATTAATCTGCCTTCCGCTTGAGCATGAACAAGATGAGGCCGACGGCGACGAGGCACTCGATCACGATGAAGACGGAGATGGTGCTTGCGTAGCCGAAATCCGTGCTGGTGAAGGCTGTCTTGTACATGTAGGTGGTGAGGAGCTCGGACGACTGCCCGGGGCCGCCGTTGGTCATGAGGTACGGGATGTCGAAGCCCCGCAGGCCGTATGTGGTGGCCATGATGGTGGTGGTAATCCAGACGGGCCGAATGTAGGGGAAGCGGATCTTGGTGAACAGGGTCCACTTCGATGCGCCATCCAGGACCGCAGCTTCTTCGAGCTCCTTGGGCACGGCGATCAACGCCGCGTAGATGATGAGCATGTAGAGCCCGGTGAAGCGCCATCCTTCAGGGGCGGAGACTGCGGCCAGGACGGTGTTGACGTCGGACAACCAGGCCCGCTCCAAGGAACCCAGTCCCACCCAGTGCAGGAGCTGATTCAGCAGGCCGACGGGATCAATGGAGTAGATGCGGACAAAGAGGAACGCAATGGCGACCGTGGAGATCACAGCGGGCAGCAAATACAGGGTCTTGATCAGTTCACGTCCCCTGCTCAGGGATGTGAGCAGGCTGGCGACAACCAGGGCGCCGCCCAGTTGCAGGACCAGGCAGATGGCCAGGTAAAGCAGGGCATTGAAGAAGGAACGCCAGAAGACGTCATCTGCGGTGAGCATTCGGACGTAGTTGGCCAGCCCGACGAACTCCATGTCACTGATGCCATTCCAGGAGAAGAAGCTCAGGACCAGGGACTGAAGTATGGGAAAGAGGACTGCTGCGCAATAGAGCAGCAGGGGCGGGAGCAGGAAAACCAGTACTGAGGTCCTTGACCTGTTGGGAAGCATGG from Arthrobacter sp. StoSoilB20 includes these protein-coding regions:
- a CDS encoding NUDIX hydrolase is translated as MTSQAKSARNFLENYNPGDYPSIALTVDLVVFAVTDGVLKVALVRRGEHPFKDALALPGGFVGPEESAGQAAGRELAEETGLDLGRLAVHVEQLATYTNPDRDPRMRVVSVAHVALLASDGISLPKIAAGSDAASSGWCGVHDILRSKELAFDHATILADGLERLAGKMEYTTVAARLLPEEFTMTQLRTVYDAVWETTLPAGNFTRKMMPQLNDTGRKSRGAAGGAPAALFTATDRHIHPPLSKPQAPGSPAAVAS
- the arr gene encoding NAD(+)--rifampin ADP-ribosyltransferase: MPSSNRPLDEGPFFHGTKADLREGDLLSAGFRSNYRPEVVMNHIYFTALRDGAGLAAELAAGDGEPRVYAVEPTGDFENDPNVTDKKFPGNPTRSYRSSAPLRVIGEVTDWTRLTPGELQAWKERLAALQADERGEIIN
- a CDS encoding DedA family protein; its protein translation is MFGSLETGGSADQLTGIVGVAAKVIEALGEWGVGLLTFLETVFPPIPSEVILPLAGFLTQQGSINLLLVFLTSTLGAYAGALLLYWLGYKVGMKRSIHLLSKLPLVDREDFERAAGWFERHGKSAIFFGRLLPGVRSLISLPAGAERMNLVTFSIFTIAGTGVWNGLLIGLGALLGKQYHLVDQYSRFLNYAVYAGIAGFIAWLVVRRVRRGKANAK
- a CDS encoding LacI family DNA-binding transcriptional regulator, with the translated sequence MISQERESGSAATPAMPARTGRAHPVTLREVAELAGVSTATVSLVINKKKNARIADETRQRVTEAITQLGYRPNAMAKTLVSGTSKFIGLVADGVATTPFAGQIIHGAQDEAWKHGYALLIANTEGNQELEKDAIAMMLEYKVRGILYSTWFHRPTEIPATLRESDFVLVNCFSPESGTARAVVPDETQGGQSAAGILLRGGHRRIAFINATTPSPARDGRLQGYKDALSAAGIGFDPALVFEAYPDQEGGYGATERLLTLGVSAVYCYNDRMAMGLYDGLRENGLSIPEDMAVVGFDNQEVIAAHLRPPLSTVSLPHYELGAAGVRMLLGLDAAPLESAVKIACPPVERASVAVHSPAQRRA
- a CDS encoding carbohydrate ABC transporter permease; this encodes MITQTAPARPTRARPAAVPQKRRRKPSLYRTLSRVLIMLIVIVQVYPLAWLFLTSLRTEHDFATGDPFALPSSLTWENYARAFETGDLGRNILNSFIVTMGANVLIVLFGMMAAYAIQVLGFRLSKFVRGLFLVGIIVPVQIALVPLFIDYSAVNLLDTYQSMIIPLAGFALPMSIYLFSSFFEYIPRETYEAASLDGAGPYRIFGLITLPLSLNTVVTVVLVNSIFIWNDFIFANTFVLSEELKTIPLGLQNYIGAMGKVDWTATFAAVCVTITPLLLVFLVLNKAMIQGLESGANKG
- a CDS encoding sugar ABC transporter permease, with the translated sequence MLPNRSRTSVLVFLLPPLLLYCAAVLFPILQSLVLSFFSWNGISDMEFVGLANYVRMLTADDVFWRSFFNALLYLAICLVLQLGGALVVASLLTSLSRGRELIKTLYLLPAVISTVAIAFLFVRIYSIDPVGLLNQLLHWVGLGSLERAWLSDVNTVLAAVSAPEGWRFTGLYMLIIYAALIAVPKELEEAAVLDGASKWTLFTKIRFPYIRPVWITTTIMATTYGLRGFDIPYLMTNGGPGQSSELLTTYMYKTAFTSTDFGYASTISVFIVIECLVAVGLILFMLKRKAD